The Pichia kudriavzevii chromosome 3, complete sequence nucleotide sequence GATGATAATCTAAAGGTGGATATGATATCCAAAGGGCTTGTCAATACGAGGGAATACCTTGATGACATTTTGCCAGAGGAAGAGAAGAGTATAACGTCAAGGACAATCATGGAACTTTCTCAAGCTATTGGTAACGGTGAGCTCACTGCATTAGAAGTGACAAAAGCGTTTACTCATAGAGCTATGCTTGCACACCAGATATTGAACTGCTGTTCCGAGATTTTCATTAACCAAGCGTTGGAAAGAGCCGAGGCCCTGGACacaattttcaaagaaacaggtAAAACGGTAGGCCCATTACATGGTATTCCAATCTCATTAAAGGACCAGGTTGATTTAAAAGGTATTGCATCTGCTCTTGGTTATGTTTCCCGATGCCATGATAAAAAAGACGAAAACTCACTATTAGCAGACAAATTGTTAGAAATGGGAGCTATATTTTATGTGAAGACATGTGTTCCGATGGCAATGATGGCCCCAGAAACCGGTACCAATCTTTTCCCTTATACATACAATGCATTAAACATCAATCTATCATCGGGTGGTTCATCAGGTGGAGAGGGTGCCCTAATTGCCGCCGGTGGTGCCCGAGTTGGGTTTGGTACTGATATCGGTGGAAGCATCCGTATTCCGGCATCGTACAATGGTATTTATGGTATCAAACCAAGTGTTGGCAGAGTTTCCTATCTAAGAGTTTCCAATTCCTATGCAAATCAAGAATGTATACCGTCAGTAATTGGTCCATTGGCGCAGACCTTAGAGGAGCTTGAGTTTACACTCAAGCTAGTAGTGGATAGCAAATGCTGGCTTCAAGATCCCAAGGTCTTACCTATTGGTTGGACTCAGTATACCATTCCTTcagaaaaattaaaaattgGTATTTGGTTCGACAGTGGAGATGTTGAGCCAATGCCTGCAATCAAACGTActttaaaagaaatttACGGCTCCCTATCCAAGAGCGATAACTTTGAAGTCGTCAAGGTGGAGTGGCCAGAGCATCAAAGACTCATCAAGGCATTATTTGATGTTTATGGTGCAGACGCATCCAAAGAGATCATGAATGAATGCGCCAAATCTGGAGAGCCCCTCCATAGATTGTTGGATTATCTAATGGATCCTGAAAACAAGACTTCTCCATTGACAATCAACCAATGGTGGGAGTTGTGCAACGAAGTCTATCTGATCAAGGCAAAATATCTCGAATTCTGGTGTGGAAATCAGTTAGATGCCATAATTGCCCCAGTTATGGCACAAACACAGGTTAAGCCGTACAGTGTTAGCTCCTTGGACTATACAGGGGTATGCAACCTCTGTGACTGTTCAAGTGTGGTAATCCCTTTGAACAAAGTCGATCCCATAAAGGACACATTAATTGTTCGGGGAACTAGGTCCGACCTTGAGAAAAGTATCCGTGACCAATACGACGTTCAGGCGGTGGACAAGATGCCTGTCTGCGTACAAATTATTACAAGGAAACTCGAGGAGGAAAAGGGTTTGGCAATAGCCTCTCTAGTTCAAAAGGTTGTTAAAGGTTGAATAAATACTATacatatataaatatatatgcttcatcttcaaaaaaaaaaaacatttttttcttttttgttataATATCCCAAAACAATAGAAACTGCATAATGacaaatttggaaaatgtaAAAGCTTCTCTCTCAGACGCGTAAGAACAAAATTTCGAATGTTCGAAGATTCGAAGATTCgagttttccttttttttctgtctGCCGGCAATTTCGTGCTTGAGGTTCATAAaacatcaattttattaagGTGGACTCTTATTTTGTCCCCCCCCCTCTATCCGTGTGCCTTTGTCTCTATTTAGCCCCTGTAACAGAGAGGAACGACGGTATCAAATATATAGATGTCTGATCCTAGTGTTCGTCTACGCACGGCCATTAAGGAGAACAATTACTTTATAGCCTCCAGACTATTGAAACGATATCCCAATTTGTTGGATAATATTGACCCCGAAAATGGGTGGTCCAATCTCCATTATGCTGCGTATCATAATGATTATCAAATCACTGAGACTATCCTAAAGGCTATCTACACTCGGTTTATGTCTTCTGGTGGTGGAGAGATGGATCGAAACTCATCCCAACGTTTGAAAAAGCCAGACAGTTCGGTGTACACCCAAATAacagatgaagatgaaatcaaattaACCTTTCAGAAGGAGACAGTCCTACACGTTGCATGCCAGGGCAACTCTCCTGCAACGTTGCATCTACTTCTCAGTTACTTCAATGTTTGTTTGGACCAACGTGATATGAATGGATACACCCCCTCTCACATCTGCTGTATAAATGGTCATCCAGAGTGTTTAGCAATACTACTCAATCAAGGGGCGTATCCTAATATACAAGACAATGTCGGCGATACACCACTCCACAAGGCATTCCAATATTCGCACATGAAATGCATCAAGTTGCTAATCAAATATAATGCGGATGACCAGCTATTTAATAATTTAGGATGGAAACCAGTTGATGTTGCCTTTGATACTGACATAATAAAAAGGTATAACTCCTTGAAGGAAGATAAGTCATTTACAGTAGAACTGGATACGCAGAGTATAACAAAAATACCCGAATCAAAATACGGACCTCATAAAACTCCTCAAACTAGTAGCCACGGATCGTTTGTTTCAACTTACAATTCTGGTGGAATGCTCAATGATCCACAGCCTAGATTCAACTTACCATCCATTCAGCCTAGGAAATTCTCCTTATCATCAATGATCTCAGATGAATATGAAGATCTTGATAGTGTATATGATTTGAGATCTAGCGGGTCATCAAAAAACTCAAGAAACTCATCTCCTTCAATGTCATCTACTAACGTGAAtaattcttcattgtttGCTCTACGGAAACCGCCACCTCCAGTTTTGCCGGAGTTGAGACAATCGCCAACACAGCTATACTTCAGTCAACGCTCAAACTCAATGTCAAACACAACTTCCCCACGAAAGCCTTTGAACAATGGTGGGCATAGTATATCAGTGGACTCTACACCCGCATCCAAGAGGTCTTCCTTGTCAACAAGGACATTTCGGTCGAGTTCTCAGTTGTCTGATTTTTCTCCTGTGAAGTCTGAAATGTCTCAGATAGACGAACAAAATTCAGGTGCCTCTAGTATTGAGTCAAACGCACCAACTCCAAAGCATAGTAAGCAACCAAGTCacaaatcttcaataaataCCCCATACCCACTTTCTTTACAAGTTGAGGAAGCTTCTTCTAAACTTCAAGACttcaagttgaaaaataagGATCGCTTAAAATTAGATACTAAGTTAGgtaacatcatcaacaactccTCCCAGGATAATTTGATATCACCAACAAGCTTTCATTTCAACGGTGTGAGCTCTTCACTTTTCGACAATAATGATGTAAAAAATCAGTCTGTTGACAAACGAAGTAAAGTATTAAGTATACCCATATTAAGTTCGAGAGCTAAGCATAATCCCTAGTTacttgtatatttatacGTATCTTTTCTCTGTCATTTACAAGCGACGTATGAATATTAAGGATTTTGTTATATAGTAAAGGATTACTTTAAATTATAGATGTTTTAAGCGTCACAATCTGTATTTCCCGTCTCATCTTCGTCATCGCTAGGACTTTGGCCCAACGTCAACTGAATCCAATC carries:
- a CDS encoding uncharacterized protein (PKUD0C06010; similar to Saccharomyces cerevisiae YDR242W (AMD2); ancestral locus Anc_8.467), coding for MASRTWQETVSLKQRELRDSIPREWIDDNLKVDMISKGLVNTREYLDDILPEEEKSITSRTIMELSQAIGNGELTALEVTKAFTHRAMLAHQILNCCSEIFINQALERAEALDTIFKETGKTVGPLHGIPISLKDQVDLKGIASALGYVSRCHDKKDENSLLADKLLEMGAIFYVKTCVPMAMMAPETGTNLFPYTYNALNINLSSGGSSGGEGALIAAGGARVGFGTDIGGSIRIPASYNGIYGIKPSVGRVSYLRVSNSYANQECIPSVIGPLAQTLEELEFTLKLVVDSKCWLQDPKVLPIGWTQYTIPSEKLKIGIWFDSGDVEPMPAIKRTLKEIYGSLSKSDNFEVVKVEWPEHQRLIKALFDVYGADASKEIMNECAKSGEPLHRLLDYLMDPENKTSPLTINQWWELCNEVYLIKAKYLEFWCGNQLDAIIAPVMAQTQVKPYSVSSLDYTGVCNLCDCSSVVIPLNKVDPIKDTLIVRGTRSDLEKSIRDQYDVQAVDKMPVCVQIITRKLEEEKGLAIASLVQKVVKG
- a CDS encoding uncharacterized protein (PKUD0C06020; similar to Saccharomyces cerevisiae YMR068W (AVO2); ancestral locus Anc_2.639), with protein sequence MSDPSVRLRTAIKENNYFIASRLLKRYPNLLDNIDPENGWSNLHYAAYHNDYQITETILKAIYTRFMSSGGGEMDRNSSQRLKKPDSSVYTQITDEDEIKLTFQKETVLHVACQGNSPATLHLLLSYFNVCLDQRDMNGYTPSHICCINGHPECLAILLNQGAYPNIQDNVGDTPLHKAFQYSHMKCIKLLIKYNADDQLFNNLGWKPVDVAFDTDIIKRYNSLKEDKSFTVELDTQSITKIPESKYGPHKTPQTSSHGSFVSTYNSGGMLNDPQPRFNLPSIQPRKFSLSSMISDEYEDLDSVYDLRSSGSSKNSRNSSPSMSSTNVNNSSLFALRKPPPPVLPELRQSPTQLYFSQRSNSMSNTTSPRKPLNNGGHSISVDSTPASKRSSLSTRTFRSSSQLSDFSPVKSEMSQIDEQNSGASSIESNAPTPKHSKQPSHKSSINTPYPLSLQVEEASSKLQDFKLKNKDRLKLDTKLGNIINNSSQDNLISPTSFHFNGVSSSLFDNNDVKNQSVDKRSKVLSIPILSSRAKHNP